The Zingiber officinale cultivar Zhangliang chromosome 10A, Zo_v1.1, whole genome shotgun sequence genome contains a region encoding:
- the LOC122027462 gene encoding F-box/kelch-repeat protein At1g16250-like encodes MESAGVDEMSESIIPGLPNDLALRCLAIISHGYHGWLECVLKRWKRAIRSKYYADLKAEGGWSGDWLFVLGSNNSAMWLAYNPDAGRWRPLPQMPGPTSDEEFCTFSCANYVTSSW; translated from the exons ATGGAGTCCGCGGGCGTCGATGA GATGTCTGAATCTATTATTCCTGGCCTGCCAAATGATTTGGCTTTGAGATGTCTGGCAATTATCTCGCATGGATATCATGGTTGGCTAGAGTGTGTTTTGAAAAGATGGAAACGTGCAATCAGGAGCAAGTATTATGCAGATTTAAAGGCGGAGGGAGGGTGGAGTGGAGATTGGTTGTTTGTTCTTGGATCCAATAATTCGGCTATGTGGCTTGCTTATAATCCTGATGCAGGTCGTTGGCGTCCGCTGCCGCAAATGCCAGGGCCCACTTCTGATGAAGAATTCTGTACGTTTTCATGTGCAAATTATGTAACAAGTTCTTGGTGA